In a single window of the Pseudodesulfovibrio profundus genome:
- a CDS encoding YagK/YfjJ domain-containing protein translates to MNYQSTTNAPQFQDLAINNGRQEQFFCFDIILQKIHERIKLMTERYSRVMFVRFDIRFPRGYQAQGGNDEVSHLFKMMKENARTRKTAFHFVWVREKAGSDNPHYHAIALLDASRSSNYIEFIAEVTRVWGHVLNCHAAGLIDRCDFDSFGNYTGNGIILQRPIRRAIGEDRSALEQDFWAKLNWCNEWASYLAKVNQKEDTPYRVRRFGASKI, encoded by the coding sequence ATGAACTACCAATCAACGACCAATGCCCCTCAGTTTCAAGACCTGGCGATCAACAACGGAAGACAAGAGCAATTTTTTTGTTTCGATATCATTCTTCAGAAGATTCATGAAAGAATCAAATTAATGACGGAGCGTTACAGCCGGGTCATGTTTGTCCGTTTCGATATTCGGTTTCCCCGTGGATACCAGGCCCAAGGCGGTAACGACGAGGTGTCCCATCTGTTCAAGATGATGAAGGAGAATGCCAGGACGAGAAAGACAGCCTTCCATTTCGTCTGGGTCAGGGAGAAGGCTGGCAGTGATAATCCTCACTACCATGCTATAGCGCTTCTCGATGCCAGCAGGTCCAGCAACTATATCGAGTTTATCGCTGAGGTCACAAGGGTTTGGGGCCATGTGCTGAACTGTCATGCGGCAGGGCTTATTGATCGATGTGATTTTGATTCGTTTGGTAATTACACCGGAAATGGCATCATCCTGCAACGGCCTATTCGTAGAGCGATTGGGGAAGATCGTTCAGCTCTGGAACAGGATTTCTGGGCCAAACTGAATTGGTGTAATGAGTGGGCAAGTTATCTCGCAAAAGTGAATCAGAAGGAGGATACGCCATATCGGGTTCGGAGATTCGGCGCGTCAAAGATCTGA
- a CDS encoding DUF4172 domain-containing protein produces MTQVIWQSQVWPTFRYDAEVLLTQLGRCRRLLGELLAQMATLDGKIALEAEAVFLEVEVLGTSEIEGVKLQPQSVRSSVVRKLGLE; encoded by the coding sequence ATGACTCAAGTAATATGGCAAAGCCAAGTGTGGCCTACATTCCGGTATGACGCGGAAGTTCTCCTCACTCAACTCGGGAGATGCCGGAGGTTGCTGGGAGAACTGCTCGCCCAAATGGCTACCTTGGACGGCAAGATCGCTCTTGAGGCTGAGGCTGTTTTTCTGGAGGTGGAAGTGCTGGGGACTTCGGAAATTGAAGGCGTGAAATTGCAGCCGCAGTCCGTGCGGTCTTCTGTGGTCCGGAAACTCGGGCTGGAGTAA
- a CDS encoding Fic family protein, which translates to MSSQILASRKAYYGVLEEAQKGKNDITGWLAWFLETVEQGMRNSRELARLTIMKAEFWKQHAKANINDQQRKVLNKLLDAGPDGFEGGLSNKKYISMTKTSSATATRHLKALVDAGLLIQSGGGRSVRYEIDWSSCEVY; encoded by the coding sequence TTGTCTTCTCAGATTTTGGCTTCCAGGAAGGCCTATTATGGGGTCCTTGAGGAGGCGCAGAAGGGCAAAAATGACATCACTGGGTGGTTGGCCTGGTTCCTCGAAACAGTGGAACAAGGCATGCGAAATTCCCGTGAGTTGGCCCGGTTGACGATCATGAAGGCGGAGTTCTGGAAACAGCACGCCAAAGCCAACATCAATGACCAGCAGCGTAAGGTGCTCAACAAATTACTCGATGCTGGTCCTGACGGCTTCGAGGGCGGCCTTTCAAACAAAAAGTACATCTCCATGACCAAGACCTCTTCCGCGACGGCTACGCGCCATTTGAAGGCGTTGGTTGATGCCGGATTGCTCATTCAGAGTGGCGGCGGGCGGAGTGTGCGGTACGAGATAGACTGGTCCTCATGCGAAGTGTATTAA
- a CDS encoding AAA family ATPase, producing MYPITGDIWALPNGGSSINGSTAKHMETIPVPYPRQDKQYLIAVFQTDSGDVDHLPYFKANDLDPCDPNAYSWGFFPNDIPITELDVLERYRSAIVIVTDDAWLAHRINQTLASLNEPNHAGVVATAFWAGASRMKDYALLPLRGRRIVYLPTLQRDTIAVGVELRGRLQEIGIEDFRVLIKPFANSGDVIEAARTECGAYACEKAMTFSRRNVICLLDDVQNAWSFSQYKKYCKDEKFIEAEMQPTEEAKPTLFIPATSISDAAKNGGVDVAFSIESVFAPSNITVVVGDSNAGKSMFTRTLAISISTGTSAFGMEASRARKVYSINAEQDYQKSNTYTIRAMAALGVTEIPDRFFDFPELSMPAPEGFGPLDVLDTGWQDLILDKMDSNSVLIIDNLLAASQKGLSSEAVGRGLKNFAKRLQAKQNTLIVVHHTTKKGDPMGSNAFKSLAQNVILIHESEQRKGFEGGVNALVTFREFKGCPPYTGKQFHAHLEYATEAEGTPWVFDEVGADSSEAESAPRTKPDVAGLHEIEQAALLHAYEHGRVTKSDLVNQGFNEGTVKDHLAALVKANRLEKRGKGPGTHYVLPEATS from the coding sequence ATGTACCCAATTACTGGAGACATCTGGGCGTTACCGAATGGAGGCTCTTCTATCAATGGCTCCACGGCGAAACACATGGAGACTATCCCTGTCCCCTATCCCAGGCAAGATAAGCAGTATCTTATAGCCGTGTTCCAAACCGACTCCGGCGATGTAGACCATTTGCCTTATTTTAAGGCCAACGATCTGGACCCATGTGATCCCAACGCTTACTCATGGGGATTCTTCCCGAACGACATCCCTATCACCGAGTTGGATGTGTTGGAGCGCTACCGGTCGGCCATAGTCATCGTTACAGATGACGCATGGCTCGCACACCGGATCAACCAGACCCTCGCGTCACTGAATGAGCCGAACCACGCCGGTGTCGTTGCAACAGCCTTTTGGGCGGGAGCTAGTCGAATGAAAGACTATGCGCTCTTGCCGCTGAGAGGCCGCCGAATCGTGTATCTTCCTACGCTGCAACGGGATACGATTGCAGTTGGCGTTGAGCTTCGTGGACGCCTGCAGGAAATCGGCATCGAAGACTTCAGGGTTCTCATTAAGCCATTTGCCAACAGCGGCGATGTCATTGAGGCTGCCAGAACAGAATGTGGGGCTTATGCTTGCGAAAAGGCCATGACATTCTCTCGTCGCAACGTAATTTGCCTGCTTGATGACGTCCAAAACGCGTGGTCCTTCTCCCAGTACAAGAAGTACTGCAAGGACGAAAAGTTCATCGAAGCGGAGATGCAGCCTACAGAAGAGGCGAAGCCCACTCTCTTTATTCCCGCAACGTCTATCAGCGATGCTGCTAAGAATGGCGGAGTTGACGTCGCTTTTTCTATTGAAAGCGTCTTCGCTCCCAGCAATATCACTGTCGTTGTTGGTGACTCGAATGCAGGTAAGTCCATGTTCACCAGGACTCTCGCGATCAGCATTTCAACCGGCACAAGTGCTTTCGGGATGGAAGCGTCCAGGGCCAGAAAAGTTTATTCAATCAACGCGGAACAGGATTACCAAAAATCCAACACCTATACGATACGCGCCATGGCAGCTCTGGGGGTCACTGAAATCCCAGACCGCTTCTTCGACTTCCCTGAGTTGAGCATGCCAGCCCCTGAAGGCTTCGGCCCTCTGGATGTATTGGATACAGGTTGGCAGGATCTGATTCTCGACAAGATGGATTCTAACAGCGTGCTCATCATCGATAACCTGCTGGCGGCATCCCAAAAGGGACTGTCCAGTGAGGCCGTAGGAAGAGGACTTAAGAATTTTGCGAAGCGCCTTCAGGCGAAGCAAAACACCCTTATCGTTGTCCACCACACCACGAAAAAAGGCGACCCCATGGGGTCAAACGCATTCAAAAGCTTGGCACAGAACGTCATCCTGATCCATGAGTCCGAACAGCGTAAAGGGTTCGAGGGCGGCGTCAATGCGCTGGTCACATTCCGCGAATTCAAGGGCTGCCCGCCGTACACGGGAAAGCAATTTCATGCTCATCTGGAGTATGCGACAGAGGCAGAGGGAACGCCTTGGGTATTCGACGAAGTCGGTGCAGACTCGTCCGAGGCAGAGTCGGCACCTAGGACGAAGCCTGATGTCGCAGGCCTACATGAAATAGAGCAAGCCGCTCTCCTCCACGCCTACGAACACGGGCGGGTTACGAAGTCTGACCTGGTCAATCAGGGCTTCAATGAAGGCACAGTCAAGGACCACTTAGCCGCCTTGGTGAAGGCTAACAGACTTGAAAAGAGGGGGAAAGGACCGGGGACGCATTATGTACTCCCAGAGGCCACCTCATAG
- a CDS encoding helix-turn-helix transcriptional regulator, translating to MNRPQYLTEKEVAKITSLSTSKLQSDRHANTGFNYFKIGSAVRYDLVEILKYMEEHRIVTR from the coding sequence ATGAATAGGCCCCAATATCTAACAGAAAAGGAAGTCGCCAAGATCACCTCGCTGTCAACCAGTAAGCTGCAAAGCGACAGGCACGCCAATACCGGCTTTAATTATTTCAAAATCGGATCTGCCGTGCGCTACGACCTCGTTGAAATACTGAAGTATATGGAAGAACACCGGATCGTCACCCGGTAG